A window of Streptomyces sp. SAI-127 contains these coding sequences:
- the malQ gene encoding 4-alpha-glucanotransferase translates to MTAPPGPELSRLAESYGVATSYQPSPDRTVAASATAVTLALAALGVDAGDPAAALATRERELRERLLPPTVVCWSGSPPAFVADLPEGTRLRIATEQGETRSAADQLPPGVHRLTATAPDGRTADAHLIVAPPRLPAPPGRSYGLLVQLYSLLSHRSWGMGDLGDLAELTSWAGRALGAGFVQVNPLHAAVPGAPTDPSPYRPSSRRFPDPVHLRIEDIPEYAQVADPDRLRALRERAERLREAVLEKGALIDRDAVWELKREALELVREVPLGPGRRAAYADYLAEGGEALEDHATWCALAEVHGSDWSRWPAGLRDPRSAETSRARGELMDRVDFHSRLAWLTESQLGAAQRVAREAGMPLGVVHDLAVGVHPEGADAWAQQAYFAARMSVGAPPDAFNARGQDWGLPPWRPDRLAESGYAPYRQLLRALFRYAGALRIDHVMGLFRLWWVPQGRPPTEGTYVRYDAEAMLAVLVLEASRAGTVVIGEDLGTVEPGVREVLRERGVLGTSVLWFERDWEGDGRPLPPERWRADCLATATTHDLPPTASRLTGEHVELRDGLGLLTRPLDEERAEASADTAEWLELLARLGLLHGTGGGTDPSAEEAQIQAVHRFLLHTPARMVGIWLPDTVGDRRPQNLPGTWDQYPNWRLPIADGEGRVVTLEELAASPRLHALVEVLRAP, encoded by the coding sequence ATGACGGCGCCCCCCGGTCCGGAGCTGTCCCGCCTCGCCGAGTCGTACGGCGTCGCCACCTCCTACCAGCCCTCCCCGGACCGTACGGTCGCCGCCTCCGCCACCGCCGTCACGCTGGCCCTGGCCGCCCTCGGCGTCGACGCGGGCGACCCGGCCGCCGCGCTCGCCACCCGTGAGCGTGAGCTGCGTGAGCGCCTGCTGCCGCCGACGGTGGTGTGCTGGAGCGGCAGCCCGCCCGCCTTCGTGGCCGACCTGCCCGAGGGCACCCGGCTGCGTATCGCGACCGAGCAGGGCGAGACCCGCTCCGCCGCCGACCAACTCCCGCCCGGCGTCCACCGGCTGACCGCCACCGCTCCCGACGGCCGTACCGCAGACGCCCACCTGATCGTGGCCCCGCCCCGGCTGCCGGCGCCGCCCGGGCGGTCGTACGGCCTGCTCGTCCAGCTCTACTCCCTGCTCTCGCACCGCTCCTGGGGCATGGGCGACCTCGGCGACCTCGCCGAACTGACCTCCTGGGCGGGACGCGCCCTCGGCGCCGGCTTCGTCCAGGTCAACCCGCTGCACGCGGCGGTACCCGGCGCCCCCACCGACCCGTCCCCCTACCGGCCGTCCTCGCGCCGCTTCCCCGACCCGGTGCACCTGCGGATCGAGGACATCCCCGAGTACGCCCAGGTCGCGGACCCCGACCGGCTGCGGGCCCTGCGCGAGCGGGCCGAGCGGCTGCGTGAAGCGGTGCTGGAGAAGGGCGCGTTGATCGACCGGGACGCGGTGTGGGAGCTGAAGCGGGAGGCACTCGAACTCGTCCGCGAGGTCCCCCTGGGACCCGGCCGTCGCGCCGCCTACGCCGACTACCTCGCCGAGGGCGGCGAGGCCCTGGAGGACCACGCGACCTGGTGCGCGCTGGCGGAGGTGCACGGCTCGGACTGGAGCCGCTGGCCGGCCGGCCTCCGCGACCCGCGCTCGGCCGAGACGTCCCGTGCCCGCGGTGAGTTGATGGACCGCGTCGACTTCCACTCCCGCCTCGCCTGGCTCACCGAGAGCCAGCTCGGCGCCGCCCAGCGGGTCGCGCGGGAGGCGGGGATGCCGCTGGGTGTCGTCCACGACCTCGCGGTGGGCGTGCATCCCGAGGGCGCGGACGCATGGGCCCAGCAGGCGTACTTCGCGGCCCGGATGTCCGTAGGAGCGCCTCCGGACGCCTTCAACGCGCGCGGCCAGGACTGGGGGCTGCCGCCGTGGCGCCCGGACCGGCTGGCGGAGTCGGGGTACGCGCCGTACCGGCAGTTGCTGCGGGCCCTGTTCCGGTACGCCGGCGCGCTGCGCATCGACCATGTCATGGGCCTGTTCCGGCTGTGGTGGGTCCCGCAGGGGCGGCCGCCGACGGAGGGCACGTACGTCCGCTACGACGCGGAGGCGATGCTCGCCGTGCTCGTCCTGGAGGCGTCGCGGGCCGGGACGGTGGTGATCGGGGAGGACCTCGGCACGGTCGAACCCGGTGTGCGGGAGGTGCTGCGCGAGCGCGGGGTGCTGGGGACGTCGGTGCTGTGGTTCGAACGGGACTGGGAGGGCGACGGGCGTCCGCTGCCGCCCGAGCGGTGGCGGGCGGACTGTCTGGCGACGGCGACCACGCACGACCTGCCACCGACGGCTTCTCGTCTCACCGGGGAGCACGTCGAACTCCGGGACGGCCTCGGCCTGCTGACCCGGCCGCTGGACGAGGAACGTGCGGAGGCCTCCGCGGACACGGCGGAGTGGCTGGAGCTGCTGGCCCGTCTCGGTCTGCTGCACGGCACGGGGGGCGGTACCGACCCCTCCGCGGAGGAGGCCCAGATCCAGGCCGTCCACCGGTTCCTGCTGCACACCCCGGCCCGGATGGTGGGCATCTGGCTGCCGGACACGGTGGGGGACCGCCGGCCGCAGAACCTGCCGGGGACGTGGGACCAGTATCCGAACTGGCGGTTGCCCATCGCGGACGGGGAGGGGCGGGTGGTGACGCTGGAGGAGCTGGCGGCGTCGCCGCGTTTGCATGCGCTGGTGGAGGTGCTTCGGGCGCCGTAG
- a CDS encoding TetR family transcriptional regulator → MNGSNSADSGSTSVRRRSDATRTAILAAARERFAADGYERATIRAIAKDARIDPSMVMRYYGNKEGLFAAAVSVELELPEPGSLPRDDIGRALVTRFLDLWEENEVLTALLRVGATNQAGAERMQGIFREQVMPVALRVCPDPEQAPARAALAATQLLGLALTRYVLRFAPTVALTREEIVAWLAPTLQRYLTEPSP, encoded by the coding sequence ATGAACGGCAGCAACAGCGCAGACTCCGGCTCCACAAGCGTGCGTCGCCGCTCCGACGCCACCCGCACCGCGATCCTCGCCGCGGCCCGTGAGCGTTTCGCCGCCGACGGATACGAGCGCGCCACCATCCGCGCCATCGCCAAGGACGCGCGCATCGATCCGTCCATGGTGATGCGCTATTACGGCAACAAAGAGGGGTTGTTCGCGGCGGCCGTCTCCGTCGAACTGGAGCTGCCGGAGCCCGGCTCACTGCCCCGGGACGACATCGGCCGCGCACTCGTGACGCGCTTCCTCGACCTGTGGGAGGAGAACGAGGTGCTCACCGCGCTGCTGCGGGTCGGCGCGACCAATCAGGCGGGGGCCGAACGGATGCAGGGCATCTTCCGGGAGCAGGTGATGCCGGTCGCCCTGCGGGTGTGCCCGGACCCGGAACAGGCTCCCGCGCGGGCCGCGCTCGCCGCCACGCAGTTGCTGGGGCTCGCACTGACCCGGTACGTCCTGCGGTTTGCGCCGACCGTGGCATTGACGCGCGAGGAGATCGTGGCGTGGCTCGCGCCCACGCTGCAGCGGTACCTCACGGAGCCGAGCCCCTGA
- a CDS encoding FAD-dependent monooxygenase — MNGTPVIVVGSGPTGLLLAGDLATAGVPVTLVERRPHRISNLSRAFVLHARTLEQLDARALADGLEALGQRLDTLRLFGRLTIDLDDLPSRFNHLLVLPQYEVEKALERRAVEAGVDFRYETEVTGLVQDRNGVTVEVRGPGGSTESLRAGYLVGADGMRSAVRDAIGLPFPGHSVIRSVVLADVRLAEQPETLLTVNAVGDAFAFIAPFGDGYHRVIAWNRARDVADSEPLDLDEIKEVTRLALGRDFGMHDARWMSRFHSDERQAPAYRVSRVFLAGDAAHVHTPAGGQGMNTGLQDAANLSWKLAQVVGGHAGPELLDTYQAERHPVGRSVLRSSGGIVRLAMAKRPWELALRAALTTVLDHAGPARRRMLGRLTGIGYRYAAPRGSHPLTGTRVPDVALADGGRLYASLRGGHFVLITPEGYDDRGAHKGRLTVQRWASGRRTTVLVRPDGYVGWAADSATAADTEAALAAHVG; from the coding sequence ATGAACGGCACCCCCGTGATCGTCGTCGGCTCCGGCCCCACCGGCCTGCTCCTGGCCGGTGACCTGGCCACCGCCGGTGTCCCCGTCACCCTCGTCGAGAGGCGCCCGCACAGGATCAGCAACCTCTCCCGCGCCTTCGTCCTGCACGCCCGTACCCTCGAACAGCTTGACGCCCGGGCCCTGGCCGACGGCCTGGAGGCGCTCGGGCAGCGCCTGGACACACTGCGCCTGTTCGGCCGCCTGACCATCGACCTCGACGACCTTCCCTCCCGTTTCAACCACCTCCTGGTCCTCCCGCAGTACGAGGTCGAGAAGGCCCTGGAGCGGCGGGCGGTGGAGGCGGGCGTCGACTTCCGGTACGAGACCGAGGTGACGGGTCTGGTCCAGGACAGGAACGGCGTCACGGTGGAGGTCAGGGGTCCGGGCGGGTCCACGGAGTCCCTCCGCGCCGGGTACCTCGTGGGTGCCGATGGCATGCGCAGCGCCGTACGCGACGCGATCGGTCTGCCCTTCCCCGGCCACTCGGTGATCCGCTCGGTGGTCCTCGCCGACGTGCGCCTCGCCGAGCAGCCCGAGACCCTGCTCACCGTCAACGCCGTGGGTGACGCCTTCGCCTTCATCGCCCCCTTCGGCGACGGCTACCACCGGGTCATCGCCTGGAACCGCGCCCGCGACGTCGCCGACAGCGAGCCCCTCGACCTCGACGAGATCAAGGAGGTCACCCGGCTCGCCCTGGGCCGCGACTTCGGGATGCACGACGCCCGCTGGATGTCCCGCTTCCACAGCGACGAACGCCAGGCCCCCGCGTACCGGGTGAGCCGGGTCTTCCTGGCCGGCGACGCCGCCCACGTCCACACCCCGGCGGGCGGCCAGGGCATGAACACCGGCCTCCAGGACGCGGCCAACCTGAGCTGGAAGCTGGCCCAGGTGGTGGGCGGCCACGCGGGCCCCGAACTGCTGGACACCTACCAGGCCGAACGCCACCCCGTGGGCAGGTCGGTCCTGCGCAGCAGCGGCGGCATCGTCCGCCTCGCGATGGCCAAGCGCCCCTGGGAACTGGCCCTGCGCGCCGCCCTCACCACCGTCCTCGACCACGCCGGCCCGGCCCGCCGCCGCATGCTCGGCCGGCTCACCGGCATCGGCTACCGGTACGCGGCCCCCCGCGGCTCCCACCCCCTGACCGGCACCCGCGTCCCCGATGTGGCCCTCGCGGACGGCGGCCGCCTCTACGCGTCCCTGCGTGGCGGCCACTTCGTCCTGATCACCCCCGAGGGCTACGACGACCGGGGCGCCCACAAGGGCCGCCTCACGGTGCAGCGCTGGGCGAGCGGACGGCGTACGACCGTGCTGGTGCGGCCCGACGGGTATGTGGGGTGGGCGGCGGACAGCGCGACCGCGGCGGACACCGAGGCGGCGCTCGCGGCCCACGTCGGCTGA
- a CDS encoding radical SAM protein has translation MDLRPIGRCNLSCPFCFGPRHEMPTMRRAEAFRIAATLRQEGVQGVVISGGEPTLLPYLADLVQELSSPLPDGGAPPRVVLSTNGLAPLKVMQRVLPGLWSIALPLESADEKEHRELRKGVAPHRGRVLDLLREVRKNHQQVGVKLGTVVTRRNVAGAPRVLDLIEDSCRPDVWKVYQMSETNYGADNAGWLSVGDEEFEEVVARCQVAADERDVPLRVYRNADRSGTYFFIDPDCEVVVVDAGEERRLGNFFDLVRDDDGVRRAGLVQPFSNAANFVGTYPEARRDQG, from the coding sequence GTGGATCTTCGTCCGATCGGCAGATGTAATCTGAGCTGCCCTTTTTGTTTCGGACCTCGCCACGAAATGCCCACCATGCGTCGTGCGGAGGCATTCCGGATCGCCGCGACACTGCGGCAGGAAGGGGTGCAGGGAGTGGTGATCTCGGGGGGCGAGCCCACGCTCCTGCCGTATCTCGCGGACCTCGTCCAGGAGTTGAGCAGTCCACTGCCGGACGGCGGAGCGCCTCCGAGGGTGGTGCTCAGCACCAACGGGCTCGCACCGCTCAAGGTCATGCAACGCGTGCTGCCGGGGCTGTGGTCGATCGCCCTGCCGCTGGAATCGGCGGACGAGAAGGAGCACCGGGAACTGCGCAAAGGTGTCGCGCCGCACCGGGGAAGGGTTCTCGATCTGCTGCGGGAAGTGCGGAAGAACCACCAGCAGGTCGGGGTGAAACTGGGGACCGTCGTCACCCGGCGCAATGTCGCCGGAGCTCCGCGCGTGCTCGACCTCATCGAGGACTCCTGCCGTCCCGACGTGTGGAAGGTCTACCAGATGTCGGAGACCAACTACGGTGCCGACAACGCCGGTTGGCTGTCCGTCGGCGACGAGGAGTTCGAAGAGGTGGTGGCCCGCTGCCAGGTGGCCGCCGACGAACGCGACGTCCCTCTTCGGGTCTACCGGAACGCGGACCGGTCGGGCACCTACTTCTTCATCGACCCCGACTGTGAGGTCGTCGTGGTCGACGCGGGCGAGGAACGGCGGCTCGGCAACTTCTTCGACCTGGTGCGGGACGACGACGGCGTTCGCCGGGCCGGTCTGGTCCAGCCGTTCAGCAATGCCGCGAATTTCGTCGGAACATATCCGGAAGCACGGAGAGACCAGGGATGA
- a CDS encoding NUDIX domain-containing protein — protein sequence MTTPHVRVGVQAIVRSGGRVLLGLRVNTFGAGSWGLPGGHLEIGETLTGAACRELEEETGVRARGARVVCVTDPDPAANHHMQVGVEIPDYTGEIRVREPDRCERWEFWPLDALPTPLFVGSVEVLHKVREGALLPS from the coding sequence ATGACGACGCCACACGTACGCGTGGGAGTGCAGGCCATCGTCCGCTCCGGCGGGCGCGTCCTGCTGGGGCTGCGGGTCAACACCTTCGGCGCCGGCAGCTGGGGGCTGCCCGGTGGGCATCTGGAGATCGGCGAGACGCTGACCGGTGCCGCGTGCCGGGAACTCGAGGAGGAGACCGGCGTCCGTGCCCGCGGCGCGCGCGTCGTCTGTGTCACCGACCCGGACCCGGCCGCCAACCATCACATGCAGGTCGGTGTGGAGATCCCCGACTACACGGGCGAGATCCGGGTGCGTGAGCCGGACCGGTGCGAGCGCTGGGAGTTCTGGCCGCTGGACGCGCTGCCGACGCCGTTGTTCGTGGGCTCGGTGGAAGTGCTGCACAAGGTCAGGGAAGGGGCACTTCTCCCCTCCTGA
- a CDS encoding MarR family transcriptional regulator, producing the protein MSAQRKDAVDAIIDQWAAVRPDLDTRAMEVFGRIYRLSRAMGDRAEKAYAPYGISRGEFDVLATLRRAGEPYTLSPRQLSSTLMLTTGGMTGRLDKLERAALLRRSPDPHDRRGLQVTLTEKGLTVIDEAVGAGLAPQTAALSTLDDEQAGQLADLLRELLEGAQNSPE; encoded by the coding sequence ATGAGTGCACAGCGCAAGGACGCCGTCGACGCGATCATCGACCAGTGGGCGGCCGTGCGGCCCGACCTCGACACCAGGGCCATGGAGGTGTTCGGGCGGATCTACCGCCTCTCCCGCGCCATGGGCGACCGCGCGGAGAAGGCGTACGCCCCCTACGGCATCTCCCGCGGCGAATTCGACGTCCTCGCCACCCTCCGCCGGGCCGGCGAGCCGTACACGCTCTCCCCCCGCCAGCTCTCCTCGACGCTGATGCTCACCACGGGCGGCATGACGGGCCGCCTCGACAAACTGGAACGCGCCGCCCTCCTCCGCCGCTCCCCCGACCCCCACGACCGCCGAGGCCTCCAAGTGACCCTGACGGAGAAGGGATTGACCGTCATCGACGAGGCGGTGGGAGCGGGCCTGGCACCCCAGACGGCGGCCCTGTCCACCCTCGACGACGAACAGGCCGGCCAACTGGCCGATCTGTTGCGTGAGTTGCTGGAAGGGGCCCAGAACTCACCGGAGTGA
- a CDS encoding EamA family transporter, with translation MSTPTRNRTATVLLTALAPVSWGTTYAVTTEFLPADRPLFTGMMRALPAGLVLLALARVLPRGVWWGKAAVLGALNIGAFFPLLFLSAYRLPGGMAAVVGSVGPLIVVGLSAVLLGQRPTARSVLTGLVAAFGVSLVVLKAAGALDVVGVAAAFISAASMSAGTVLTKRWGRPDGVGPLALTAWQLTAGGLLIAPLALLVEGAPPALDGRAVGGYLYLALANTAVAYWLWFRGIGRLTATQVTFLGPLSPLTAAVVGWAALGQSLTPVQLAGMALAFGATVAGQLGARPTADRSFGPAESNRREADLAGPVPRWQGGEGAGSAAGRGCGPLPAGRSASLEATVEGLRQT, from the coding sequence GTGAGTACACCGACCAGGAACCGCACCGCCACCGTCCTCCTCACCGCTCTCGCGCCCGTCTCCTGGGGCACCACCTACGCCGTCACCACCGAGTTCCTCCCCGCCGACCGTCCCCTGTTCACCGGAATGATGCGCGCCCTGCCCGCCGGACTGGTGCTGCTCGCCCTCGCCCGGGTGCTGCCGCGCGGGGTCTGGTGGGGCAAGGCGGCCGTGCTCGGGGCGTTGAACATCGGGGCCTTCTTCCCGTTGCTGTTCCTGTCGGCGTACCGGCTGCCGGGCGGGATGGCCGCGGTGGTCGGGTCGGTCGGACCGCTGATCGTCGTCGGGCTGTCGGCGGTGCTGCTGGGGCAGCGGCCCACGGCCAGGAGCGTGCTCACCGGGCTCGTGGCCGCGTTCGGCGTCAGCCTGGTCGTGCTCAAGGCGGCCGGTGCCCTGGACGTCGTCGGGGTGGCGGCGGCGTTCATCTCCGCCGCCTCGATGTCCGCCGGCACCGTGCTGACCAAGCGCTGGGGACGCCCCGACGGCGTGGGCCCGCTAGCCCTCACCGCCTGGCAGCTCACCGCCGGTGGCCTGCTCATCGCGCCCCTCGCCCTCCTCGTCGAGGGAGCCCCGCCCGCCCTCGACGGCCGTGCGGTCGGCGGCTACCTCTACCTCGCGCTGGCGAACACGGCGGTGGCGTACTGGCTCTGGTTCCGCGGCATCGGCCGTCTCACCGCCACCCAGGTCACCTTCCTCGGCCCGCTGTCCCCGCTGACCGCCGCGGTCGTCGGCTGGGCGGCGCTCGGGCAGAGCCTGACGCCGGTGCAGTTGGCGGGCATGGCCCTGGCCTTCGGGGCGACGGTGGCGGGCCAGCTGGGGGCGCGGCCCACTGCCGACCGGTCGTTCGGCCCCGCGGAAAGCAACCGCCGAGAGGCAGACCTGGCGGGTCCGGTGCCGCGGTGGCAGGGGGGTGAGGGTGCGGGAAGCGCTGCGGGTCGGGGGTGTGGCCCGCTGCCGGCTGGTCGTTCGGCCTCGCTGGAGGCGACCGTCGAGGGGCTTCGGCAGACCTGA
- a CDS encoding ThiF family adenylyltransferase, producing the protein MTEAVTVETFGRPRIKPEHRAYRTVDGNVRVGSVIHGIGAEIADPQGWVWTLVEAMDGSRAPSEVVAEVLRTHPELSGDDARQAMADLLAAGFVDDARASVPVPPREEDRYSRGVPLLRWMDLTPRTGPWDAQLRLREARVLLIGVGGTGGHAAQALVASGVGHVHCVDPDTVELSNLNRQPLYRESDLGRPKVEAAVATLRALNSDVTVTGERREVAGPEDLAELVAGSRQAGRPPGGPPPVRAAVERRRPGGTLGAADPPAETADGPGRAVASSTPASALPPSPYDLLVLAADRPDAIRRWANRVCLAAGLPWVDAGYRGPLVTAGVYVPGQGACWECLRDGEIARRDLRLGPGQDPEVASPRMPWNPASAVTAGLSGALLAHAALALLTGVPAMEPGFRFGVNLMLPGDPVHQRTPRHLDCPACGERV; encoded by the coding sequence GTGACGGAGGCGGTGACGGTCGAGACGTTCGGGCGGCCCCGGATCAAGCCCGAGCACCGCGCCTACCGCACGGTCGACGGCAACGTCCGCGTCGGCAGCGTGATCCACGGCATCGGCGCGGAGATCGCGGATCCGCAGGGCTGGGTGTGGACGCTCGTCGAGGCGATGGACGGGTCGCGGGCGCCGTCGGAGGTGGTCGCCGAGGTCCTGCGCACCCACCCGGAGCTGTCCGGCGATGACGCCCGCCAGGCGATGGCCGACCTGCTGGCCGCCGGTTTCGTGGACGACGCCCGGGCGTCGGTGCCGGTGCCGCCCCGCGAGGAGGACCGCTACAGCCGTGGCGTCCCCCTCCTGCGCTGGATGGACCTCACCCCCCGCACCGGCCCCTGGGACGCCCAGCTCCGCCTGCGCGAGGCCCGCGTCCTGCTGATCGGGGTCGGCGGCACCGGCGGCCACGCGGCCCAGGCCCTGGTCGCCTCCGGGGTGGGACACGTCCACTGCGTCGACCCGGACACGGTCGAGCTCTCCAACCTCAACCGCCAGCCCCTGTACCGCGAGTCCGACCTCGGCCGGCCGAAGGTGGAGGCGGCGGTGGCGACCCTGCGGGCGCTGAACTCGGACGTGACGGTGACCGGGGAGCGGAGGGAGGTGGCGGGGCCGGAAGACCTGGCGGAGCTGGTGGCCGGATCACGACAGGCGGGACGACCCCCGGGCGGGCCACCACCGGTGAGGGCCGCCGTGGAGCGCCGCAGACCCGGTGGAACCCTCGGAGCCGCCGACCCGCCGGCCGAGACCGCCGACGGGCCCGGGCGAGCGGTCGCCTCGTCGACGCCCGCCTCTGCTCTCCCGCCGTCCCCCTACGACCTCCTCGTCCTCGCCGCCGACCGCCCGGACGCGATCCGGCGGTGGGCCAACCGGGTCTGTCTGGCGGCCGGATTGCCGTGGGTGGACGCCGGTTACCGGGGGCCTCTCGTGACCGCCGGGGTGTACGTGCCCGGGCAGGGGGCCTGCTGGGAGTGTCTGCGGGACGGGGAGATCGCCCGGCGGGATCTGCGGCTCGGGCCGGGACAGGACCCGGAGGTCGCCTCGCCGCGGATGCCGTGGAACCCGGCGAGTGCCGTCACCGCCGGTCTCTCGGGAGCCCTGCTCGCGCATGCCGCCCTCGCCCTGCTGACCGGGGTGCCCGCGATGGAGCCGGGCTTCCGCTTCGGCGTGAACCTCATGCTCCCCGGCGACCCCGTCCACCAGCGCACTCCACGCCACCTGGACTGCCCGGCGTGCGGGGAGCGCGTGTGA
- a CDS encoding M14 family zinc carboxypeptidase — MRTSLYPAVDELERRARTLARAAPGLVRLGQVGESRARRPLWLLSAGHGDRHILSVAGAHANEPVGGASALRLAALFARRPGLLERLGCTWHFLLCLDPDGAHLAHGWQPEEPEPSLTECHRYFYRPAFTLQPESLPMPPGRPLPESAALVELLDELRPVAQFTLHGIEFGGAFVMMTREVPGAADAFRETAARLRVPVDRHPVDGPDWRLDPPGVLVLPDGHGEGERDPSGFVAESTWFHPRRHGTLTTLIEAPAWAVPSVSDARPVTDPDRETARLSEVLLGRSQELAAVLGTRLDAAVPEDLAPLRDAARELLDVAPSIVASWAAEPPGRFHGHFATRGISARRIPLRVAAMASRALARTDPRAAEILDDLVREWSRELEKTYDLRWVPVAVQTGLHVRTMLNTARLVCGGS; from the coding sequence GTGCGGACTTCGCTCTATCCGGCAGTCGACGAACTGGAGCGAAGGGCCCGCACGCTGGCCCGCGCCGCCCCCGGCCTGGTGCGGCTCGGCCAGGTCGGGGAGAGCCGGGCGAGGCGCCCGCTGTGGCTGCTGTCCGCCGGACACGGCGACCGCCACATCCTCTCCGTCGCCGGCGCCCACGCCAACGAACCGGTGGGCGGGGCCTCGGCGTTGCGGCTCGCCGCCCTGTTCGCCCGCCGGCCCGGCCTGCTCGAACGCCTCGGCTGCACCTGGCACTTCCTGCTCTGCCTCGACCCCGACGGGGCGCACCTCGCGCACGGCTGGCAGCCGGAGGAGCCGGAGCCGTCCCTGACGGAATGCCATCGGTACTTCTACCGGCCCGCGTTCACCCTCCAGCCGGAGTCCCTGCCCATGCCTCCCGGCAGGCCGCTCCCCGAGTCGGCCGCCCTGGTCGAGCTCCTCGACGAGCTGCGGCCGGTCGCCCAGTTCACCCTGCACGGCATCGAGTTCGGCGGCGCCTTCGTGATGATGACCCGGGAGGTACCGGGGGCCGCGGACGCCTTCCGGGAGACGGCGGCGCGGCTGCGCGTCCCCGTCGACCGCCACCCCGTCGACGGCCCCGACTGGCGGCTCGACCCGCCCGGCGTCCTGGTGCTGCCCGACGGCCACGGCGAGGGCGAACGCGACCCGAGCGGGTTCGTCGCCGAGAGCACCTGGTTCCATCCCCGCCGCCACGGCACCCTGACCACCCTGATCGAGGCCCCCGCCTGGGCCGTGCCCTCGGTGAGCGACGCCCGGCCCGTCACGGACCCGGACCGCGAGACCGCGCGGCTGAGCGAGGTGCTGCTGGGCCGGAGCCAGGAGCTGGCGGCCGTGCTCGGGACACGGCTCGACGCGGCCGTACCGGAGGATCTCGCGCCGCTGCGGGACGCCGCGCGGGAACTCCTCGACGTGGCGCCGTCGATCGTGGCGAGCTGGGCCGCGGAGCCACCCGGGCGGTTCCACGGCCACTTCGCGACCCGGGGCATCTCGGCCCGCCGGATCCCGCTCAGGGTGGCCGCGATGGCGAGCCGCGCCCTGGCCCGCACCGATCCCCGGGCGGCCGAGATCCTCGACGACCTGGTGCGCGAGTGGAGCCGGGAGCTGGAGAAGACCTACGACCTGCGGTGGGTGCCGGTGGCCGTGCAGACCGGGCTGCACGTGCGGACGATGCTCAACACGGCCCGGCTGGTGTGCGGGGGAAGCTGA